The genomic stretch GTAATTCCTGTCGGGGAACACGGCCACCCACCACAATTGATCTCCCCCTTTATAGAAGCGGAGAGCACCTTTTACGGTGTAAGAAAGCCGGAAAAAGGCCCTTTCATCGGAAATGGGAGGGAAAAACCACTTGATTATGAAGTCGCCTTCTTCTTTGAACGTTTTGAAAGTGAAAGGCCGCTCCGAGTCCGAAAGGCTGTAAAGGCGGCCATCTCCTTCCACCTGAACTTCAGTTATGTCCGTGAGCCTTTTCATGGGTATATTGCGGTAGCCAAAACGGAAAGGCCCTCCCTGGAAAACCACTTCCCATACTTCTTCCACCCGAATATCGGAATTGGGCAGCACCGTTATGTATACATCCAAACGCTCCCAGTAAAGCGATCTCCCCTGAGCAAAGGAAGGCAGGGAAAACACGAACAGGGTAGCCAGAAGGAGGACGCACAAAAATAGTTTCCTCATTTGCTCCCTCCCTTGTTTGAAATCCTGGCAGCGAACTGTTCAATGTCAACGATAACTCTACGGTGAAAACCCTCGCCCACCTTCTCTTTCTCATCGTAGGCCTCAACCCTGAACAGAAGCTTACGGCCATCGATTTCTAAAAGCTCAGCCGTAGCCCGGACCTCCATCCCTACCGGTGTAGGGGCTATGTGCCTTATATCCACAGCTACCCCCACGGTTTTTTGGCCTTCGGGTAGAAGGGGGTCTACTGCCTGAACGGCTGCCTGCTCCATGAGGGCAATCATAGCAGGAGTAGCCAGAACTTCCACATTGCCGCTTCCCAGGTGGCGTGCCGTAATTTCAGGGGTTACTTTGCGCCGCACCTCAGCTTTAAGGCCTGGAGAAAGTGTGAAATCCATAAATTTCTCCTCCCAGAGTTTTTTGCATGATACCACAAAAGGGAGGATTTGAAAAGGCGGATTTTGTTTGCGAATGGCAACAGAACGCAGCATGTGGCTATGCCCTTGCCCTGG from Anaerolineae bacterium encodes the following:
- a CDS encoding thioesterase family protein encodes the protein MDFTLSPGLKAEVRRKVTPEITARHLGSGNVEVLATPAMIALMEQAAVQAVDPLLPEGQKTVGVAVDIRHIAPTPVGMEVRATAELLEIDGRKLLFRVEAYDEKEKVGEGFHRRVIVDIEQFAARISNKGGSK